In Silene latifolia isolate original U9 population chromosome X, ASM4854445v1, whole genome shotgun sequence, the following proteins share a genomic window:
- the LOC141619947 gene encoding uncharacterized protein LOC141619947 — protein MIEQRSQVVDTVVVEPRSESTSSAIPSKPTFAGLFTGATSGDKAAPAKTRSVDQFSNASNQGMPLSYVQPKKDMEIEIDESDVIEEVEYWRNTLVGTVMGRQTTLDHMQSLVTKSWNHVVTPEVLYFAKGWFYFRFASEEDCEKIMNDSWNMNGFPLILKNWSTTVVEELHAAPLVPVRVKFPHLDPCLWSSKGLSKVASFVGRPICADEFTTNKSKLAFARILIEVDLSKDLPTSVSFKTPFRGRVEQKIEYEWLPYFCQACRRIGHTKDKCRAGMQSKVYRAKGKTQVTKPSAAETSTVAQSAPVPGNPVQGKADSCD, from the coding sequence CGATCTCAAGTTGTGGATACTGTGGTGGTGGAACCGCGATCGGAATCAACATCATCGGCTATTCCTTCTAAACCGACTTTTGCGGGTCTTTTTACCGGAGCGACTTCTGGCGACAAGGCTGCTCCGGCAAAAACACGTTCTGTGGATCAATTTTCCAATGCTTCTAATCAGGGTATGCCTCTTTCTTATGTTCAACCTAAAAAGGATATGGAAATTGAAATTGATGAATCTGATGTTATTGAAGAAGTTGAATACTGGCGGAATACTTTAGTAGGAACTGTTATGGGACGTCAAACTACTTTAGATCATATGCAATCTTTGGTGACTAAATCCTGGAATCATGTTGTGACACCGGAGGTTTTATATTTTGCGAAGGGTTGGTTTTATTTTCGGTTTGCTTCAGAGGAGGATTGTGAAAAAATCATGAACGACTCTTGGAACATGAATGGGTTTCCTCTTATTCTTAAGAATTGGAGTACTACAGTCGTTGAGGAGCTTCATGCTGCCCCACTAGTTCCAGTTCGGGTTAAGTTTCCTCATTTGGATCCTTGTCTCTGGTCTAGCAAAGGGTTAAGCAAGGTGGCTAGCTTTGTTGGAAGGCCCATTTGTGCTGATGAGTTTACCACGAACAAGAGTAAACTTGCTTTTGCTAGAATTCTTATAGAGGTGGACTTGTCCAAGGACCTTCCTACTTCAGTCAGCTTTAAGACTCCTTTTCGTGGTAGGGTTGAGCAGAAAATTGAATATGAATGGCTGCCTTACTTTTGTCAGGCTTGCAGGAGAATAGGTCATACTAAAGATAAATGTCGTGCAGGGATGCAGTCTAAGGTCTATAGAGCTAAAGGTAAAACTCAGGTTACTAAGCCTTCTGCTGCTGAGACTTCTACAGTGGCTCAATCTGCACCTGTTCCTGGGAACCCTGTTCAGGGTAAGGCTGACTCTTGTGACTAA